One Chitinophaga varians DNA window includes the following coding sequences:
- a CDS encoding FecR family protein translates to MPQPENYHQQLLQRYLDGQCSREELDELFGYLNTSGSKRPLLTAMQQEFERVMSEEHTVPEAIGNRIETRLLQEISRNKVVPVRSFRYLKWSAAAAVMILLSTATIFYTTRPPAAPALAQQHAPRAGTPGSNKAQLTLSDGSVVTLDSTGNQVFQQGDVTVQQHNGQLLYPVTAGPSSIVSYNLLAVPRGGQFNVVLPDGSRVWLNAASSLRYPTAFPANNRTVEIKGQAYFEIKPVPGQPFIVKVNNTEVQVLGTSFDIMAYADEPVTRTTLITGAVKVKSGDNESYLRAGQAAAVNNSTGSLSVQPADLREATAWRTGFFNFENASLGSILRQLSRWYDVEADDQAIPENYRLGGYINRNLPLQQVLPMLETDNVKLKLEGRTIKVISTR, encoded by the coding sequence ATGCCGCAACCAGAAAATTATCACCAGCAACTGTTACAGCGCTACCTGGATGGCCAATGCAGCCGGGAAGAGCTGGATGAGCTGTTCGGGTACCTGAACACGTCCGGATCGAAGCGGCCCCTGCTGACGGCCATGCAACAGGAATTTGAACGTGTCATGAGCGAAGAGCATACCGTGCCCGAAGCCATAGGGAACCGTATTGAGACAAGGCTGCTGCAGGAAATCAGCCGGAACAAGGTGGTGCCCGTGCGCTCCTTCCGGTATCTGAAATGGAGTGCAGCCGCAGCCGTTATGATACTGTTATCAACGGCCACTATCTTTTATACTACCCGCCCACCCGCCGCTCCTGCACTAGCGCAACAGCATGCCCCGCGGGCAGGCACCCCTGGCAGCAACAAAGCGCAGCTCACCCTGTCAGACGGCTCCGTGGTGACGTTGGACAGCACCGGCAACCAGGTGTTCCAACAAGGAGACGTTACGGTGCAGCAACATAACGGACAGCTGCTATACCCTGTTACTGCCGGCCCTTCCTCCATTGTAAGTTACAACCTGCTGGCCGTGCCGCGTGGCGGACAATTCAACGTAGTACTGCCCGACGGAAGCCGGGTATGGTTAAACGCCGCATCCAGCCTTCGTTACCCTACGGCCTTCCCTGCCAACAACCGCACCGTGGAAATAAAAGGCCAGGCCTATTTTGAAATCAAGCCTGTTCCGGGCCAACCGTTTATCGTAAAAGTGAACAATACTGAAGTACAGGTACTGGGCACCAGCTTCGACATCATGGCCTATGCCGACGAACCGGTGACCCGCACCACACTGATAACAGGAGCAGTGAAAGTTAAATCCGGCGACAATGAAAGCTACCTGCGCGCCGGACAAGCCGCCGCAGTGAACAACTCCACCGGGTCACTCTCCGTGCAGCCAGCAGACCTCCGGGAAGCGACCGCCTGGAGAACAGGCTTCTTCAACTTTGAAAATGCCAGCCTCGGCAGCATACTCAGGCAGCTGTCGAGATGGTATGATGTGGAAGCCGATGACCAGGCCATACCGGAAAACTACCGCCTCGGTGGTTATATCAACCGAAATCTGCCACTACAGCAGGTATTACCAATGCTGGAAACAGACAACGTAAAACTGAAACTGGAAGGCAGGACCATCAAAGTAATATCAACCAGGTAA
- a CDS encoding RagB/SusD family nutrient uptake outer membrane protein, which yields MKKRLILLVLLSAIMPACQKFLDKPDPTATKFDEFFNTEEDLRRVVYSTYLDVFTNQGDRRLLFYMEDSKSDNAYSRVEGDNHQRIANGSYDANTRAFEYYYTIHMKHIGRLNTYLKSINTPYVEDEAIRTKYKGILEGLRCWHYFRIVSRWGNVPFYLEPVDISQVTQPAKSKEEILNTLFPMAEATANTLPDKEYNSDGYMFNKYSLKALIMRYALYNGRYELAARLAKEIMDSGNYSLYPVYRDLFNYKGDKINKEFIITMDMPSHGNSGTNSFEHLGPHFRTGKGQSYAVPLKSLVDAYWTLQGNKIDECPYHSKQDYELDPKLNRDPRYAASIMGQGDMFVNEPINIYDQNSPMFYEKERASRSGYWFRKFVDETDAFRDAGNMHFPILRYAEVLLTYAEATIMQNKIDNLTKSCINQLRARAGLDMTEADVTLAKYSAYTQQQWTDLIRNERRTELAGEGVRYDDILRWKIGDQVMTKPALGHTRLVNGSLVSLKIEDRSFQARNYLWPFHSGSLKIEPGLTQNPGY from the coding sequence ATGAAAAAGAGACTTATCCTACTTGTTTTACTTTCCGCTATCATGCCGGCATGCCAGAAATTCCTGGACAAACCGGACCCCACCGCCACTAAGTTTGATGAATTCTTTAATACAGAAGAAGACCTGCGGCGCGTTGTGTACAGCACCTACCTGGACGTGTTTACCAACCAGGGCGACAGAAGGCTGCTCTTCTACATGGAAGACAGCAAATCAGACAACGCCTACAGCAGAGTGGAAGGCGATAATCATCAGCGCATTGCCAACGGCAGCTACGATGCCAACACCCGCGCCTTTGAATATTACTACACCATCCACATGAAACACATAGGCCGTTTGAATACTTACCTGAAAAGCATCAATACGCCTTATGTGGAAGATGAGGCCATCCGCACCAAATACAAAGGCATCCTGGAAGGCCTCCGCTGCTGGCACTATTTCAGGATAGTGTCCCGCTGGGGCAATGTCCCTTTTTATCTCGAACCGGTAGACATCTCACAGGTAACACAACCGGCTAAATCAAAAGAGGAAATACTCAACACACTTTTCCCGATGGCGGAAGCCACCGCCAACACCCTGCCGGACAAGGAATATAACTCCGACGGCTATATGTTCAACAAATACTCGCTTAAAGCCCTGATCATGCGTTACGCCTTGTACAATGGCCGCTATGAGCTGGCGGCACGATTGGCCAAAGAGATCATGGACAGCGGCAATTACTCCTTGTACCCGGTGTACCGTGACCTGTTCAACTATAAGGGCGATAAAATCAACAAAGAGTTTATCATAACAATGGACATGCCCAGTCATGGTAACAGCGGCACGAACTCTTTTGAGCACCTGGGACCACATTTCCGGACGGGCAAAGGCCAGTCGTACGCCGTGCCCTTAAAATCACTGGTAGACGCCTACTGGACATTACAGGGCAATAAGATCGATGAGTGCCCCTATCACAGCAAACAGGACTACGAACTGGACCCCAAACTGAACCGTGATCCCCGCTATGCCGCCAGCATCATGGGCCAGGGCGATATGTTCGTCAACGAGCCGATCAACATCTATGACCAGAACAGCCCTATGTTCTATGAAAAAGAACGCGCCAGCCGCTCCGGCTACTGGTTCCGGAAATTCGTAGACGAAACTGATGCCTTCCGCGACGCCGGCAATATGCATTTCCCGATACTGCGTTATGCAGAGGTACTGTTGACATATGCAGAAGCCACGATCATGCAGAACAAAATCGATAACCTCACCAAAAGCTGTATCAACCAGCTCAGGGCCAGGGCCGGCCTCGACATGACCGAAGCAGACGTAACGCTGGCTAAATACAGCGCCTATACGCAGCAACAATGGACCGACCTTATCAGAAATGAACGAAGAACAGAACTGGCAGGAGAAGGCGTAAGATATGATGACATCCTCAGGTGGAAAATCGGTGACCAGGTAATGACCAAACCCGCACTGGGACATACCCGGCTGGTGAACGGCAGCCTGGTTTCCCTGAAGATAGAAGACCGCTCTTTTCAAGCGCGTAACTACCTGTGGCCGTTCCACTCCGGTAGTTTGAAAATAGAACCGGGATTAACACAAAACCCGGGATATTGA
- a CDS encoding RNA polymerase sigma factor: MERMSMEEEVLLRMIQGDESAFSSIYRHYHPSLYIYLLRFCKVPSLAEDLVHDVFLKIWEIRERINPQLSFSGYLYRIARNHVFKTISKLATDGQMREQLYQQLAGIDPANSDEVVRTKEYERLFEEALSKLTAQRLKVFRLCRQEGKSYDEAAALLGISRSAVKKHMVLGMRFIEDYVYRHGDIFMAIWLVSAFY, translated from the coding sequence ATGGAGCGTATGTCCATGGAGGAAGAAGTGCTGTTGCGGATGATCCAGGGAGATGAATCGGCTTTTTCGAGTATCTACCGGCATTACCATCCCTCTTTATACATCTATCTGCTGCGCTTCTGTAAGGTGCCTTCCCTTGCGGAAGACCTCGTGCACGATGTATTTCTCAAAATCTGGGAGATAAGGGAGCGTATTAACCCCCAGCTGTCTTTCAGCGGGTACCTTTACCGTATCGCCCGCAACCATGTCTTTAAAACCATATCTAAACTGGCCACCGACGGACAAATGCGGGAACAGTTATACCAGCAACTGGCGGGCATCGACCCGGCGAATTCCGATGAAGTAGTACGGACCAAGGAATATGAGCGTCTTTTCGAAGAAGCATTGTCCAAGCTGACCGCCCAGCGGCTGAAAGTATTCCGCCTTTGCCGCCAGGAAGGGAAAAGCTACGACGAAGCGGCAGCCCTGCTGGGCATTTCCCGCAGCGCGGTAAAAAAACACATGGTACTGGGCATGCGTTTCATCGAAGATTATGTGTACCGTCATGGTGACATTTTTATGGCCATTTGGTTGGTCTCCGCTTTTTATTAA
- a CDS encoding TonB-dependent receptor, whose protein sequence is MEPYYLRIPVKRLTILLVFLFALCGQATADDILSAIKGKVFTSDGLPAPYVTVRIQHSNHGALTDANGEFVIKKVKPGKYTLVVSLVGYENVMQEVEVETDKITRTAITLGASGQQMKEVTVVGEYNKYTVLTPSNSLRLNAPLVEIPQSIAEVSKEVLADQQVFNMHEGVTRNVSGASRLGHWDMYSNIQVRGSRASSLRNGMNVYISSWSPLTEDMSMVDRIEFVKGPAGFMMSNGEPGGMYNVVTKKPTGINQGEITLSLGSYDNYRTTLDLDGKLSKDGKLLYRLNFAGELKNGWRDFDYTNRYSIAPVVKYLIDEKNSITLEYNLQYMQLPVIGGNYSFSKRGYGDLPMNFTTIEGNMDPTRISDNSIMAFYEHKFNPDWKLTAQFGYFHYKQTGQSMWPSGFSTKGNDSLLQRSMNIWDALGLNKTAQIFVNGTLRTGALTHNILGGVDMKYSNYYADWAQGAAFGDSAFNIYKPKHGGVAQPKWDRSADIRTRGVQYNYGYSAFYLQDQIGLFDDRLRVTLAGRYTTNNVVSPYDGTNKDSKFTPRFGISYSLDRNSSVYGVYDMSFIQNPGLDWERKAFDPMTGDNIEFGIKRDWFKGRFTSTLAVYQITKNNVLTTDLDHPDPVTKNFIYSRQNGQQRIKGLEVDLQGEVVKGLNVVVNYAYTDGIVSKDAKPELQGNYVPGIAKHIQNTWLTYMIGGGTLKGLRVNVGYQYQTGRVAGQVYDKTENFLPDYFRMDAGLGYTVNKFSVNVLVNNVLNKYLFTGAPSADGYGNKIYYWQTEPGRNVRMSVGYRF, encoded by the coding sequence ATGGAGCCATACTATCTGCGAATCCCGGTGAAACGCCTGACTATACTGTTAGTATTCCTGTTCGCCTTGTGCGGACAGGCCACGGCAGACGATATATTGTCTGCCATCAAAGGAAAGGTGTTTACCTCAGACGGGTTGCCCGCACCTTACGTTACTGTTAGAATACAACATTCCAATCATGGCGCCCTGACAGATGCTAATGGCGAGTTTGTTATCAAAAAGGTAAAACCCGGCAAATATACGCTGGTGGTGTCGCTGGTGGGATATGAAAATGTAATGCAGGAAGTGGAAGTGGAAACGGACAAGATCACCCGGACCGCTATTACACTGGGCGCTTCCGGTCAACAGATGAAGGAGGTGACCGTAGTGGGGGAGTATAACAAATATACCGTTCTTACGCCTTCCAATTCTCTCCGTCTCAATGCGCCCCTTGTAGAAATACCACAGAGCATTGCAGAAGTCTCTAAAGAAGTGCTGGCAGACCAGCAGGTATTTAATATGCACGAAGGCGTTACCCGCAATGTGAGCGGCGCCTCCCGGCTGGGCCACTGGGACATGTATTCCAATATCCAGGTCCGCGGTTCCCGCGCCAGTTCCCTCCGTAACGGCATGAACGTATATATCAGCTCCTGGAGCCCGCTCACGGAAGATATGAGCATGGTGGACAGGATCGAATTCGTGAAAGGCCCTGCCGGCTTTATGATGTCCAACGGAGAGCCCGGCGGCATGTACAACGTAGTAACGAAAAAACCTACCGGCATCAACCAGGGGGAAATAACACTGTCCCTTGGCAGTTATGACAACTACCGCACCACGCTGGACCTCGACGGCAAGCTGTCTAAAGACGGCAAACTGCTGTACCGCCTCAATTTCGCCGGTGAACTGAAAAACGGCTGGCGCGACTTTGATTATACCAACCGCTACAGCATTGCACCGGTAGTAAAATACCTGATAGACGAGAAAAACAGTATTACGCTGGAATATAACCTCCAGTACATGCAGCTGCCCGTGATCGGCGGCAACTACTCCTTCTCCAAACGTGGCTACGGCGACCTGCCGATGAACTTCACAACCATAGAAGGCAATATGGACCCCACCAGGATCAGCGATAACAGCATAATGGCTTTCTATGAGCATAAGTTCAACCCCGACTGGAAACTGACGGCGCAGTTTGGGTATTTCCACTACAAACAAACCGGTCAGAGCATGTGGCCTTCCGGCTTCTCCACGAAAGGGAACGACAGCCTGCTGCAACGCAGTATGAACATCTGGGACGCGCTGGGGCTTAATAAAACCGCGCAGATATTTGTGAACGGCACGCTTCGTACCGGCGCGCTGACGCACAACATCCTCGGCGGCGTGGACATGAAATACAGCAACTATTACGCCGACTGGGCGCAGGGCGCTGCTTTCGGTGATTCTGCCTTCAATATCTATAAACCCAAACACGGCGGCGTGGCACAGCCCAAGTGGGACCGCTCTGCGGATATCCGTACCCGTGGGGTACAATATAACTACGGCTACAGCGCCTTTTACCTGCAGGACCAGATCGGCCTCTTTGATGACCGCCTGCGTGTAACGCTGGCCGGCCGCTACACCACCAACAATGTGGTAAGCCCGTACGACGGCACCAATAAAGACAGCAAATTCACGCCCCGCTTCGGTATCAGCTACTCCTTAGACAGGAACAGTTCCGTATACGGCGTATATGACATGAGCTTTATCCAGAACCCGGGGCTGGACTGGGAAAGAAAGGCCTTCGACCCCATGACCGGCGACAATATTGAGTTTGGTATCAAACGCGACTGGTTCAAAGGCCGCTTTACCTCCACGCTGGCGGTTTATCAAATCACTAAAAACAATGTGCTGACCACCGATCTGGACCATCCGGACCCCGTCACCAAAAATTTTATCTACAGCCGGCAGAATGGCCAGCAGCGCATCAAAGGACTGGAAGTAGATCTCCAGGGGGAAGTAGTCAAAGGCCTGAACGTGGTGGTGAACTATGCTTACACGGATGGTATTGTGTCTAAAGACGCCAAACCTGAATTACAAGGCAACTATGTGCCAGGCATCGCCAAACATATTCAAAACACCTGGCTGACTTACATGATTGGTGGCGGCACGCTGAAAGGGCTCCGCGTCAATGTGGGGTACCAGTACCAGACGGGCCGCGTGGCCGGTCAGGTATATGACAAAACGGAAAACTTCCTGCCCGACTATTTCCGCATGGACGCCGGTCTCGGTTATACGGTCAACAAGTTCAGCGTGAACGTGCTGGTCAATAATGTGCTGAACAAATACCTGTTCACCGGAGCGCCTTCTGCGGACGGGTACGGCAATAAGATCTATTACTGGCAAACAGAACCCGGACGTAACGTGCGGATGAGCGTTGGCTATCGTTTTTAA
- a CDS encoding DUF4199 domain-containing protein has protein sequence MNKNYVQYGLIISAIMVVLSVLFYILNLSQEKWAQWVGTLVMGVGIVLASINFSKINDGHVTFGNVFMNGFQASLIIAVITVIFSVIMVLIFPDIIEKIMETSRLDMEKKGMPEEQIEQGINFARKFFLIFMVIGGIFLSVICGVIASVIGAAIARKDAK, from the coding sequence ATGAACAAAAACTACGTACAGTATGGTCTGATCATCAGCGCAATCATGGTGGTACTGTCTGTCCTCTTTTACATTCTGAATCTTAGCCAGGAAAAATGGGCCCAGTGGGTGGGCACGCTGGTCATGGGCGTAGGTATTGTCCTCGCCAGCATTAACTTTTCAAAAATCAATGACGGGCATGTAACGTTTGGCAATGTTTTTATGAACGGCTTCCAGGCTTCGCTGATCATCGCTGTGATTACTGTTATTTTCTCTGTGATCATGGTTCTGATATTCCCTGATATAATAGAAAAAATAATGGAGACCTCACGGCTGGACATGGAAAAGAAAGGTATGCCGGAGGAACAGATTGAACAGGGCATCAACTTTGCCAGGAAGTTCTTCCTGATATTTATGGTAATAGGGGGAATATTTTTGAGTGTGATCTGCGGCGTAATAGCCTCCGTAATAGGCGCTGCTATAGCCCGTAAAGATGCCAAATAG
- a CDS encoding SusC/RagA family TonB-linked outer membrane protein, which translates to MRFTALLLLAVGLQTSAVALSQQITLSEKNAPLKKVLKEMASQTGMSVAYSESLMAVTRPVTIDVKNASVEHVLEIALRDQPVRYTINNGRILLNSRSTAAADSSLVATGRVSNEKGEPIPGASILIKGTNIGTASGNDGRFEIKIPKEAVTLIISAVGFQPTEVSAQLHTNMEVRLKTGTKNLSEVVVMGFSEVERRHVASSVAQVDVKLTKTRPIAKLQEAFTGTVPGVTVQQTTNLPGSVPGITIRGISTLQNASPLVIVDGMEQSLNDIDPNQVKSITVLKDAASASMYGSRGANGVIIIETERGQMGRFKVDVNTWAALQQPIDLPKFVNGVDYMRLNNEARTFQGQTPLYTDQDISKMESGETPSVDWLKEGMPRKANSQNVTMSVSGGGGIGSFNLMMGYLKENGLNSYEGSGKYSARFNTNVNIADKFVLLADFYAHRLQINRLKENDDGTGLYENLWKMNPAQQIYYPASDIPEHYILYNDMNPIASINRGGSRNNLYDFSSVNLRPRYNISKHLSLEGNVSYQISKSANKRQRETFKFYDGNGKPVKIWKNEVGADQDVSQSQLTARGLLNYTGSLRHQADKIYVTAGSEVMTFNFTDYKEIAKASFFGKLNYSFDNRYILEFTARGDGSSKFAPGKQWGFFPAGAVAWNVTNEKFMKGLVNNRIINNIKLRASYGLIGNENVDPYLWEENVNEWGWLMRVPNMNFTWEKQKQGNIGLELTVLDNRLSLTAEVYKKNSYDLIYSRFPVPPITGSSSLEAAFNIGEVENNGYELSVQWQDKIGNLGYSIGAMLFDNRNKVLKAGYRDGDTLIFKDDNDKIWYKGIAIDNYYGYKANGFFRDQRDVDNTPAKLPNTLPGDIKYIDQNGDGIINDADRINLGDPFPHLNYSVTLALQYKNWDFNLLGQGVGKRTGRLNGMEGYPILVDGSSNSLGKPQQYYADNRWTPQTPDSRFPRVWTGSSTNAYLSDIWLGNAAFFRVKVLQLGYTFPLQGKTIRNVRVYVNAQDAITFTRWEGLEPERDGGNGNYPRMAVYSLGVRATLF; encoded by the coding sequence ATGAGATTTACCGCCCTTCTCCTGCTGGCGGTCGGCCTGCAAACCAGTGCCGTAGCCTTATCGCAGCAGATCACGCTATCGGAAAAAAATGCACCGCTCAAAAAGGTGCTGAAAGAAATGGCCAGCCAGACCGGCATGTCAGTGGCCTACAGCGAAAGCCTGATGGCCGTCACCAGGCCTGTCACCATCGATGTAAAAAACGCTTCTGTGGAGCATGTGCTGGAAATAGCCCTCCGCGACCAGCCGGTGCGTTATACCATCAACAACGGCCGCATCCTGCTCAACAGTCGCAGCACTGCCGCGGCAGATTCCTCCCTGGTGGCCACCGGCAGGGTCAGCAATGAAAAAGGCGAACCCATACCCGGCGCCAGTATCCTCATCAAAGGCACCAACATCGGCACGGCCTCCGGCAACGACGGCCGCTTCGAAATCAAAATCCCCAAGGAAGCCGTCACCCTGATCATCAGCGCTGTAGGCTTTCAACCCACGGAAGTAAGCGCCCAACTACACACCAACATGGAGGTCCGGTTAAAAACGGGCACCAAAAACCTGTCTGAAGTGGTAGTAATGGGTTTCTCTGAAGTAGAGCGCCGGCACGTGGCCTCCTCCGTGGCACAGGTAGATGTAAAACTTACCAAAACCCGGCCCATCGCTAAACTGCAGGAAGCCTTTACCGGCACCGTTCCGGGCGTGACGGTCCAGCAAACCACCAACCTCCCCGGCAGTGTGCCCGGCATCACCATCAGGGGTATCAGCACCTTGCAGAATGCCAGCCCCCTCGTCATTGTAGACGGGATGGAACAAAGCCTCAACGACATAGACCCCAACCAGGTGAAAAGCATCACTGTGCTGAAAGATGCAGCGTCCGCCTCTATGTACGGCTCACGGGGTGCCAACGGGGTAATCATTATAGAAACAGAACGCGGACAGATGGGACGCTTCAAAGTGGACGTCAACACCTGGGCCGCCTTACAACAACCCATCGACCTGCCCAAATTTGTGAACGGCGTGGACTACATGCGGCTTAACAATGAAGCCCGCACCTTCCAGGGACAAACACCGCTCTATACCGATCAGGACATCAGCAAAATGGAATCCGGTGAAACACCTTCCGTAGACTGGCTGAAAGAAGGCATGCCCCGTAAAGCCAATTCCCAAAACGTGACCATGAGCGTGTCCGGCGGCGGCGGTATCGGCTCTTTTAACCTGATGATGGGATACCTGAAAGAAAACGGCCTTAACTCCTACGAAGGCTCCGGAAAATACTCCGCCCGCTTTAACACCAATGTGAACATCGCTGACAAATTCGTGCTGCTGGCCGACTTCTACGCGCACCGCCTGCAAATTAACCGGCTGAAAGAAAACGACGATGGAACAGGCCTGTACGAAAATCTCTGGAAAATGAATCCCGCGCAGCAGATATACTACCCTGCCAGTGATATCCCCGAGCACTACATCCTGTACAATGATATGAACCCGATAGCTTCCATTAACCGGGGAGGCTCACGCAACAACCTGTACGATTTCAGCTCCGTCAACCTCAGGCCACGATACAATATCAGCAAGCACCTCAGCCTGGAAGGAAACGTGTCTTACCAGATCAGCAAATCGGCCAACAAACGTCAGCGCGAGACATTCAAATTCTACGACGGCAACGGGAAACCGGTAAAAATATGGAAAAATGAAGTCGGCGCCGACCAGGACGTCAGCCAAAGCCAGCTGACCGCCCGCGGACTGCTGAACTATACCGGCAGCCTGCGCCATCAGGCCGACAAGATATATGTCACCGCGGGTTCGGAAGTGATGACCTTCAATTTCACCGACTATAAGGAAATAGCCAAAGCCTCCTTTTTCGGCAAACTGAACTACTCCTTCGATAACCGGTACATCCTCGAGTTCACCGCCCGTGGCGATGGCAGCAGTAAATTTGCACCCGGTAAGCAGTGGGGCTTTTTCCCCGCAGGAGCTGTCGCCTGGAACGTTACCAACGAAAAGTTCATGAAGGGGCTGGTTAACAACCGCATCATCAACAACATCAAACTAAGGGCTTCCTATGGCCTCATCGGCAATGAAAACGTAGACCCATACCTGTGGGAAGAGAACGTCAACGAGTGGGGCTGGCTGATGCGTGTGCCCAACATGAACTTTACCTGGGAAAAACAAAAACAGGGAAACATCGGCCTGGAACTGACGGTACTCGACAACCGGTTAAGCCTGACAGCAGAAGTATACAAAAAGAACTCCTACGACCTCATCTATTCCAGGTTCCCGGTACCGCCCATCACCGGCTCCAGCTCCCTCGAAGCCGCTTTCAATATCGGAGAAGTGGAAAACAACGGCTACGAGCTTTCTGTACAGTGGCAGGATAAAATCGGCAACCTCGGCTACAGCATCGGCGCCATGTTGTTCGACAACAGGAACAAAGTGCTGAAAGCCGGCTACCGCGACGGAGACACCCTCATCTTCAAAGATGACAACGACAAAATATGGTACAAGGGCATCGCCATCGATAACTATTATGGTTATAAAGCCAATGGTTTCTTCCGTGATCAGCGCGATGTGGACAATACTCCCGCTAAACTTCCCAACACGCTCCCCGGCGATATCAAATACATCGATCAGAATGGTGATGGCATCATCAACGATGCCGACAGGATCAACCTCGGCGATCCTTTCCCCCATCTGAACTATTCCGTTACGCTGGCCTTACAATACAAAAACTGGGACTTTAACCTGTTGGGCCAGGGCGTTGGAAAAAGGACCGGCCGCCTCAACGGTATGGAAGGTTATCCCATCCTGGTGGACGGCAGCAGCAATTCATTGGGCAAACCGCAACAGTACTATGCAGACAACCGCTGGACACCACAGACACCTGACAGCAGGTTCCCCAGGGTATGGACAGGCTCCAGCACCAACGCCTACCTCAGCGACATATGGCTGGGCAACGCAGCATTTTTCCGCGTGAAAGTACTCCAACTGGGATATACGTTCCCGTTACAGGGCAAAACCATCCGCAACGTACGTGTATACGTGAACGCACAGGATGCCATCACTTTCACCAGATGGGAAGGACTGGAACCGGAGCGTGACGGCGGCAATGGCAACTATCCCCGCATGGCCGTGTACAGCCTGGGCGTAAGGGCCACCCTGTTTTAG